In a single window of the Natrialba magadii ATCC 43099 genome:
- a CDS encoding vitamin K epoxide reductase family protein, protein MSTEMGQSMEFDYEWEYSPRVSVLFGGFTLVAVLGWFVTVALTAIHLFAIPAIPADTPVQGSIEVITSQWAYVFGIPLATLGGFYYLTTIGLALWWFDTRHPLLIKILTPITASGVAFSAYFVYLQLGVIGEICPFCMVSAAATVVLFALELVILRQSTTPSLSNMGSDLGRVLEQTNYASVLVPVLMGLVTIGGLFMVPVLPLPDVVPFV, encoded by the coding sequence ATGTCAACAGAAATGGGGCAATCAATGGAGTTCGATTACGAGTGGGAGTACTCACCGCGTGTATCAGTACTATTCGGAGGTTTCACGCTTGTTGCAGTACTCGGTTGGTTCGTGACAGTCGCTCTCACGGCAATCCACTTGTTTGCAATTCCTGCAATACCGGCTGACACACCAGTGCAGGGAAGCATCGAAGTGATTACCAGTCAGTGGGCCTACGTCTTCGGGATCCCACTCGCGACCCTCGGTGGGTTCTACTACCTGACGACGATTGGACTCGCACTCTGGTGGTTCGACACTCGCCACCCCCTGCTCATCAAGATCCTGACGCCGATTACGGCAAGTGGCGTCGCGTTCTCGGCGTACTTCGTCTACCTGCAGCTGGGCGTTATCGGTGAGATCTGTCCGTTCTGTATGGTGTCCGCCGCAGCGACGGTCGTCCTGTTTGCACTCGAGTTGGTGATCCTCCGCCAGAGTACGACGCCATCGCTGTCCAACATGGGGAGCGACCTGGGCCGAGTGCTCGAGCAGACGAACTACGCGAGCGTCCTCGTTCCGGTTCTGATGGGTCTGGTCACGATCGGAGGACTGTTCATGGTGCCGGTGCTTCCGCTGCCGGATGTCGTTCCCTTCGTTTAA
- a CDS encoding methyl-accepting chemotaxis protein has protein sequence MATASSSGTDAAGNADVRHHYESLLWSSMDRLGIAGSTERKMIAAVVLQFLSTIAVFALPLVFLGPTEAFTVFPTAQIVLTAVVFLLASIAFVNTMLIARTDIIHPLQEMQGVADDIASGDLQTQPTETDQSDEVGSLQDSIVDMHDYLTTVADQADALAREDFSANVLTADVPGEFGESLERMRTGLEARITELEERRAEIEQQREDVERRNAMLEADAERCRAVLEQCARGDFTHRVTIESDHDAMVEIGDGLNTMLDDVAGTLENIQAMADEVDQVGTEVSTSVSEMEQASTEVSQSADEISAATDEQNDRFEAVLAEMTDLSATIEEIASTADGVADLSEQAATNARSGRETASDAIEALDRIEQQTKTIGERIETLDEELTEVTEIVTLIDEIAEETNLLAVNASIEAARANDDGKRFAVVAQEVKSLSAETGNATEEVDEIVTDVQNSAQDAVREIQTMQQEVADGAETIEESLEILEDIADSVQNANDGVQSINSATDEQSHTSQQVVAMVDDATEQSERTLRETSSVAAAAEEQTATISAIAGSARSLSDTAAELNDQLESFTVERRN, from the coding sequence ATGGCAACCGCTTCGAGCAGTGGGACCGACGCTGCTGGCAATGCAGACGTCCGGCACCACTACGAGTCGCTCCTCTGGAGCAGTATGGATCGGCTGGGGATTGCGGGGAGTACCGAACGGAAGATGATAGCAGCAGTTGTGTTGCAGTTTCTCTCGACAATTGCTGTGTTCGCACTCCCGCTCGTATTTCTCGGGCCCACCGAGGCGTTTACCGTCTTCCCGACAGCGCAAATTGTCCTCACTGCAGTCGTCTTCCTGTTAGCGAGTATTGCGTTCGTAAACACGATGCTCATCGCCAGGACGGATATTATCCACCCACTGCAGGAGATGCAAGGTGTCGCCGACGATATTGCGAGTGGCGACCTGCAGACACAGCCCACCGAAACCGACCAGAGCGATGAAGTGGGCAGCCTCCAGGACTCGATCGTCGACATGCACGACTACCTGACGACTGTCGCCGACCAGGCTGATGCGCTCGCACGCGAAGACTTCTCTGCGAACGTGCTCACGGCGGATGTCCCCGGCGAGTTCGGCGAGTCGCTCGAACGGATGCGAACCGGACTCGAGGCGCGCATTACTGAACTCGAGGAGCGTCGAGCAGAAATCGAACAACAGCGAGAGGACGTCGAACGGCGAAACGCCATGCTCGAAGCAGACGCCGAGCGATGTCGAGCGGTCCTCGAACAGTGTGCCAGGGGGGATTTCACCCACCGCGTGACGATCGAAAGCGACCACGATGCGATGGTCGAAATTGGCGACGGGTTGAACACCATGCTGGACGATGTCGCTGGAACGCTCGAGAACATCCAGGCGATGGCAGACGAGGTGGACCAGGTTGGGACGGAAGTGTCGACGAGCGTCTCCGAAATGGAACAAGCGAGTACGGAGGTCAGCCAGTCGGCAGACGAAATTTCGGCTGCAACGGACGAGCAGAACGACCGCTTCGAAGCGGTGCTTGCTGAGATGACTGATCTGTCGGCGACGATCGAGGAGATTGCCTCGACGGCAGACGGCGTCGCAGACCTGTCCGAACAGGCAGCGACGAACGCCCGGTCGGGACGCGAAACGGCGAGCGATGCAATCGAGGCACTCGATCGAATCGAACAGCAGACGAAGACGATTGGCGAACGGATCGAGACCCTGGACGAAGAACTCACCGAAGTCACAGAAATTGTGACGCTCATCGACGAGATTGCGGAGGAAACGAACCTGCTCGCAGTTAACGCGTCGATCGAAGCAGCACGCGCAAACGACGACGGAAAGCGATTCGCCGTCGTCGCCCAAGAGGTGAAGTCGCTGTCTGCCGAAACTGGAAACGCAACCGAGGAGGTCGACGAAATCGTCACTGACGTACAAAACTCGGCACAGGACGCCGTCCGCGAGATCCAGACGATGCAACAGGAAGTCGCCGACGGCGCAGAAACGATCGAGGAAAGCCTCGAAATCCTCGAAGACATCGCCGACAGCGTCCAGAACGCAAACGACGGTGTACAATCGATAAACAGCGCAACCGACGAACAGTCCCACACCAGCCAGCAGGTCGTCGCGATGGTCGACGACGCAACCGAGCAAAGCGAGCGAACGCTCAGAGAGACCAGCAGCGTTGCGGCAGCCGCTGAGGAGCAAACCGCGACGATTTCAGCAATCGCCGGCTCCGCCCGCTCGCTCTCCGACACTGCAGCCGAACTGAACGACCAGCTCGAGTCGTTCACGGTTGAGCGACGCAACTGA
- the trxA gene encoding thioredoxin yields MTTDTDSGSTPQSPTEPLYIDGKDHLDDVVTEHDVVLVDFFADWCGPCKMLEPVLDDLASATDATIAKVDVDQHQQLAGAYGVRGVPTLVLFADGEQVEQHTGALPADRLQTLVENYSE; encoded by the coding sequence ATGACAACTGATACCGACAGCGGATCCACGCCACAATCTCCGACTGAACCGCTCTATATCGACGGTAAGGACCACCTCGATGACGTCGTTACCGAACACGATGTCGTCCTCGTGGACTTCTTCGCGGACTGGTGTGGTCCGTGCAAGATGCTCGAACCGGTTCTCGACGACCTCGCGTCGGCGACGGACGCAACGATCGCGAAGGTCGACGTCGATCAACACCAGCAACTCGCCGGCGCGTACGGCGTCCGCGGCGTTCCGACGCTGGTCCTCTTCGCCGACGGCGAGCAGGTCGAACAGCACACCGGCGCACTGCCGGCTGACCGACTGCAGACAC